TTAAATTATGTAGGTTCTATTACTATTGATGAAGAGCTAATGCAGGAGGCTAATCTCCTCGTTGGCCAAAAAGTTGACATTGTAAACATAAATAATGGAGAGAGATTTTCTACATATGTTATTAAAGGTAAAAAAGGAAAAAGAGATATTTGCCTTAATGGAGCTGCTGCAAGAAAGGTACATCCAGGTGATAAAATAATAATTATTGCTTATGCTTCAATGAGCATAGAAGAAGCCAAAAAATTTAAACCAGCAGTTTTAATTTTAGATGATAAGAATAATATTATCGAAAAAACAACCTATTTACAGGAGGGGTGATGTTTGGTAATTTAGATTTAAATGAGATGATGAAAAAAATTCAAGAGAATATGGCAGAAGCTGATAATAAAACATACACTGCAAAAAGTGGTGGAGGGCTTGTTGAAGCAACTGTTAATGGAAAGTTTGAAGTTGTCGATATTAAAATTGATGATAGTTTGCTTGAAGATAAAGAGTCACTTCAAATTTTATTAATGAGTGCGATTAATGATGCTATTAAAATGGCAGTTGAAGATAAAAAAAATCAAGCTATGAATATGTTTGGAGGATTGAATTTAGGTAACAATTAAATGTAAAATGGAAAATTAAAAATGAAAAAATATAGTTTTAGGTTACACTTACTATTTAGATTTTTATTACTTTTTCCATTAATTGTATTTGCTAAAAATATATATTTGGATTTTTCACCTTGTTATTACAAATATAAGGACATTCAAAATATAATACCTGTTACAAAAAATAGAGCTATTACATTTACAAAACAAAAAGACTATATTTTTTATGACCCTTTTACAAAAATGTATGTAATTAAGAATAATGAATCTCCTATAAATTTTTATACTTCACCTAAACTTGGTTGGTTTATGGCTGCTATAAATCAAGATGTTGTTTATGGTGGGACATATGCAGAAGATATGCTTTTTTTAAATCCAGCAAAATTAAGTGTGAGAGTACCTAAAAATACAATTATTTCAG
This Caminibacter mediatlanticus TB-2 DNA region includes the following protein-coding sequences:
- the panD gene encoding aspartate 1-decarboxylase, whose translation is MTIEMLYSKIHRATVTDANLNYVGSITIDEELMQEANLLVGQKVDIVNINNGERFSTYVIKGKKGKRDICLNGAAARKVHPGDKIIIIAYASMSIEEAKKFKPAVLILDDKNNIIEKTTYLQEG
- a CDS encoding YbaB/EbfC family nucleoid-associated protein is translated as MFGNLDLNEMMKKIQENMAEADNKTYTAKSGGGLVEATVNGKFEVVDIKIDDSLLEDKESLQILLMSAINDAIKMAVEDKKNQAMNMFGGLNLGNN